The Fretibacterium sp. OH1220_COT-178 genome has a segment encoding these proteins:
- a CDS encoding FumA C-terminus/TtdB family hydratase beta subunit, translated as MTEILLNTPLKETDIRRLKIGDVVFLKGSLMTSRDMGHLKIRQLLDNKENLPLDFNGSVILHAGPVVNMNRQGGYDLVVIGPTTSIRMEPYHRMVADLGVKGIIGKGGLGEDSLKDFAEYGQVYFQAAPGCAVLLAEGISEIKEVHWLELGVPEALWILEAQRFGPLVVGMDSHGKSIYQELREKAERKKEALYGC; from the coding sequence ATGACCGAGATACTTCTAAACACACCGCTCAAAGAAACCGATATCAGACGGCTAAAAATCGGAGATGTCGTTTTTCTCAAAGGCTCTCTTATGACATCTCGGGACATGGGTCATTTGAAAATTCGGCAACTTTTGGATAACAAGGAAAATCTCCCCTTAGATTTTAACGGATCTGTTATTCTCCATGCCGGGCCTGTCGTCAACATGAATAGACAAGGAGGATATGATTTAGTGGTTATCGGTCCCACAACGAGTATTCGCATGGAACCTTATCACAGAATGGTAGCGGATCTGGGAGTTAAGGGGATCATAGGTAAAGGAGGACTGGGCGAGGATAGCCTGAAAGACTTTGCGGAATACGGACAGGTCTATTTTCAGGCCGCACCGGGTTGTGCCGTACTTCTCGCAGAGGGTATCTCTGAGATCAAAGAAGTCCATTGGCTGGAGCTTGGTGTGCCTGAGGCTTTATGGATACTTGAAGCTCAAAGGTTCGGCCCCCTTGTGGTCGGTATGGACTCTCACGGAAAAAGCATTTATCAGGAACTCCGGGAAAAAGCGGAGAGAAAAAAGGAAGCTCTCTATGGCTGCTGA
- the fumC gene encoding class II fumarate hydratase, whose amino-acid sequence MEYRIERDSMGEVRVPSDKLYGAQSQRSIDNFKIGVEKMPKEIIAAFAILKKAAALTNRKLGVLDAVRADAIARAADEILEGRHDGNFELAVWQTGSGTQSNMNVNEVIANRGNQLLEGSDSPLHPNDHVNRSQSSNDAFPTAMHIAAVLALEDRLLPSLRQLKETLDAKARRYADLVKTGRTHLQDATPLTLGQEIGGWARMLARDEEMILSGLSFLKDLALGGTAVGTGLNAPEGFDAAVAAEIGALTGKDFATAPNKFHSLTSKDELVFAHGALKALAADLLKIVNDIRWLASGPRCGLGELLIPDNEPGSSIMPGKVNPTQCEAVSMVAAQVMGNDVTIGFAASQGNFELNVYMPVLIFNFLQSSRLLADCMRSFDEHCASGLQANTERIGLFVNDSLMNVTALSPHIGYDKAAEIAKKAFAENVTLREAAVALGYLTGEEFDKHMDLSAMCGPDIVRRGL is encoded by the coding sequence GTGGAATACAGAATCGAGAGGGATTCCATGGGGGAGGTGCGGGTTCCGTCGGACAAATTGTACGGGGCCCAGTCCCAGCGCAGTATCGACAACTTCAAGATCGGCGTGGAGAAGATGCCTAAGGAGATCATTGCCGCCTTCGCCATCCTGAAGAAGGCGGCGGCGCTCACGAACAGGAAGCTGGGGGTCCTGGACGCGGTGCGGGCGGACGCCATCGCGAGGGCGGCGGACGAAATCCTGGAGGGCAGGCACGACGGGAATTTCGAGCTTGCCGTATGGCAGACCGGAAGCGGAACGCAGTCGAACATGAACGTCAACGAGGTCATCGCCAACAGAGGAAACCAGCTCCTCGAGGGCTCGGACAGTCCGCTCCACCCCAACGATCACGTCAATCGCTCCCAGAGTTCGAACGACGCCTTCCCCACGGCGATGCACATCGCAGCAGTCCTCGCCCTGGAGGACCGGCTCCTCCCCTCCCTGAGGCAGCTGAAGGAGACGCTGGATGCGAAGGCAAGGCGATACGCCGATCTCGTCAAGACGGGCCGGACGCACCTTCAGGACGCGACTCCCCTGACCCTGGGACAGGAGATCGGCGGATGGGCGCGCATGCTCGCCCGGGACGAGGAGATGATCCTGTCGGGGCTCTCCTTCCTGAAGGACCTGGCCCTGGGAGGAACCGCGGTCGGAACCGGGCTCAACGCCCCGGAGGGCTTCGACGCCGCGGTCGCGGCGGAGATCGGAGCCCTCACGGGAAAGGACTTCGCGACCGCGCCCAACAAGTTTCACTCCCTGACCAGCAAGGACGAGCTCGTCTTCGCTCACGGCGCCTTGAAGGCACTGGCCGCGGACCTTCTGAAGATCGTCAACGACATCCGCTGGCTGGCCTCCGGCCCCAGGTGCGGGCTCGGGGAGCTGCTCATCCCGGACAACGAGCCCGGGAGCTCCATCATGCCCGGCAAGGTCAACCCGACCCAATGCGAGGCGGTCTCCATGGTCGCGGCTCAGGTGATGGGCAACGACGTGACGATCGGCTTTGCGGCCAGCCAGGGCAATTTCGAGCTGAACGTCTACATGCCGGTCCTGATCTTCAATTTTCTGCAATCCTCGCGCCTTCTCGCCGACTGTATGCGCTCCTTCGACGAGCACTGCGCCTCCGGACTCCAGGCCAATACGGAGAGGATCGGCCTTTTCGTCAACGATTCCCTGATGAACGTGACGGCCCTGAGCCCGCACATCGGCTACGACAAGGCCGCGGAGATCGCCAAAAAGGCGTTCGCGGAGAACGTGACGCTCAGGGAGGCCGCCGTCGCCCTGGGGTATCTGACCGGGGAGGAGTTCGACAAGCACATGGATCTCAGCGCTATGTGCGGACCAGATATCGTAAGGAGAGGACTCTGA